ATTTCTAATGTGTTAGCGGTGACAGTCGCACTTCAAGTAGTGATGGCTCCAGCAACTTCGTTTGCATCTACAAAAGAATTTCCAGACGTTCCGAAAAATCATTGGGCACTCGAAGCGATTAATGATTTAACGTCAAAAGGGGTTATTGCAGGTTACGATAATGGTAAATTTGGCTTTGGAGATGTTGTAACTCGTGAGCAAGTAGCAGCATTAATGTATCGCGCACTAAAACCAGAGGTGAAAAGCGATTATAAAAATCCATACTCTGATATTAGTGCAGGAACGACGATGTTCCCAGAAGAAATTTTAGCATTAACAGAGATGGGGATTTTTGTAGGTGATGGTAAAGGGACATTTAGACCAAAAGACTCGTTAACTCGTGCTGAGATGGCAGTAATTATACAGAATGCTTTTAAGTTTAAAATAAAGGCTCAACATACGTTTAATGATGTACCAAGCACGCATTGGGCAAATGATGCAGTTAGTGCATTAGAATCTAACGGCATTACAGCAGGTAATGGAGCAGGTGCATTTAATCCAACTAGTGTTTTAACACGTGAAGAATATGCACAATTTTTGTTTAATGCTATGGCATCGTATATCAATCTAGATATAACGTTACCATCTAATATAACAGCACAAGAGATTGATAATTTTATTGAAAAATGGCATCCTGATAGTCCTCTTATTGGAACGGGACAAGATTTTATTCAAGCGCAAAATGAGTATGGTGTGAGCGCACTGTATTTAGCTGCACATGCAATCTTAGAATCTGCCTATGGTAAATCAGAAATTGCATATCGCAAGCATAATTTATTTGGTCTAAGAGCGTATGATCGCGATCCATTTGCATATGCAAAATATTTACCGTCATATAAGCAAAGTATTTCGTACAATGCCGATTATGTAAGAAAGAACTATTTAGAAGAAGGTGCTAATCATTTCAATGGCTACACATTACCTGCTATGAATGAAAAGTATGCAACTGATAAAGAATGGGCTGGCAAAATCGCTAATATTATGGAGCGTATTAAACCGTTTAACAAAAAAGATTATCAAAATGTAAAACGATTACCGAAAAATCCTAACACATTAAATGTAGAGGCATTAGGTGAGGCGATTCCATATAAAAATTATGCAAAAGATGCAACAGCTACTGTTCAATTAGTAGGTTCTTACTATCAAGTACCATATCCATTTGGCTATACAATTAAAAGTGTACCAAATATTACGCAAAATGAAGTTGGGAAATTAGAAAATGGTAAGAAAGTAAATGTATATCGTGAAGATCCAAACGGCTGGATAGAATTTTCATTTGAAAATGCTCAAGAAAAATATTGGACATTGAAGAAGAACTTAAAAATATAAATAAAAAAGGTGTTTTCACTTATGAAAACACCTTTTTTATTTATATTTAACATGTAATATTTTTAGATTCAGTATGAGTTTCTTTTTTATGTTTTTACCAATAATTAAACCGTTTCATATATAATTAAAAGTGTTAAAGATTGAATTTTCTGTTTTTGTTTTATTGTTAACTTAATTTGAAAAGAGGAGAGATATATGCAAGGAGAAATACCAACAGAGAAAAGTTTAAGTTATATCGGTAAATTGTTATTGCCGGTTAAAGCGTCACCACATTTTAAATTTTTATGGATCGGGCAATTGCTTTCGACTTTAGGTAGTTCGATAACGATGGTTATTTTGCCAGTCGTTGTATATTCATTGACTGGATCAACAGTTGTAATGGGAATGACTATGGTAATGTACATGCTTCCTAATATTCTTGCGTTACCGTTTGCTGGATTAGTCGTAGATCGAATGGATCGGGTGAAAGTAATGTTATTTACAGATATCATTCGCTGTATATTAATGCTATTACTTGCAACACTTATATTTATGGACGTATTAACAATTCCGCTTCTATATGTCCTCATAGCATTATATGGGCTTATGGAAGGCATATTTCAGCCAGCGTATGCGTCCGTAAGAGCGAAAGTATTTGTACCGGACATTCGAAATGCAGCCAATGCATTAACTCAAATGAGTAATCAAGGCATACGACTAATTGGACCGGCTCTTGGAGGCTTGATCGTTTCAGTTGCCTCTGCCGGAATAGGATTTGGACTGGATGCAGTAACGTATTTACTATCATTTTTCTGTTTACTATTTTTAAGAGAAATAAAGTTTAAAAAAGTAAAACCTATTGAAAAGAGAAAAGTTGATTACAAACAAGAGTTTATGGAAGGGGTTTTCGTTTTAAAAAGTCACCCGTGGCTATGGATTACAATTTTAGTTTTTTCTTTTATCAATATTTGTTATGCAGGAATTATCGTCGTATTAATTCCATGGCTATTTAATGTTCATCATCATTTTGAAGCATATGTGTATGGATTAGGAATGGCATCTTCTGGCGTTGGAGCTGTAATTGCCGCGCTAATATTTGGTGGGAGGGAGCGTTGGCATAAGCGAGGATTACTTGCCTATGGTGGTGTTTTAATAAGTGGTTGTGCACTTCTAATAATGCCGTTTATTGCTTGGGCACCTGCTTTAATCGCATTAATGGCAATTGAAGGGTTCGGTATGATGATATTTGGACTCATTTGGGAAACAAGTTTACAAGAGCTTGTGCCAGAAGAAGCCTTTGGGAGGGTAGCAAGCCTTGATATGTTAGGATCTTTTGCTTTATTACCAGTAGGATATGTAGTTGTTGGCTGGTTAGCAAATGTAATAGGTGGTGAGATAACGATAATTACACTAGCTATTTTAGTACTTATAACAATTGGACTAGCGTTGGCTGTACCGAGTATACGACGATTTAATTGAAGATATAAGGGAAAAGGGAACGACTAATATGATTATAGAAAGTTTGAAAGATATAGTAGTAAAGGAACTGGACAGTAAATATACTTTGCAGGAAAAGATCTTTGAAGCAAAAAATTTCACAGTCTATATCGCTACCTATAGAGAAAATAGGCTAGCTTATAACCAACTCGTATTAATAAAGCATCTTTACAATGAAAATCCCTCCGTACATATTTGGCATAAGAAAATTAGTATGGAAGCAACAGAGCTAGAAATTACAAAAGAAGTGACAGAAGCAATTCAATCTGGTTTTGTAAATAAAGAGTAAGCCCTAATCAAATTAGAGCTTACTCTTCATTAAATACAAATGTTTCTTTCATTTGTTTACTCTCATTTACTGGATGGCCGTTGTAAGAGAAGTTCTTTTCTTCCCAAGTAATGATGACTTTGAAATTATGGCTATTAGGGTCTAATGGAAATGCCATGTAGTCAGAGCTTGTATGACTTTTTGAAACGTTATTATTTAAAGTAATAGGATTAATGGTAGCTTTAGATACAGGGGTGTTATCAAGTATTTCCACTGATACATTAGATACATCATTACCGATGTTTTTTACGAGTAAATTATAAGTATCATATACACCTTGTTTTGTCTGCACTGCTTGCTTGTTTGTACTATGAGATTTATCAATTTCGATATACCACTGTTTAGACTTTGACGCGGTTGGTAGTGATTGAAATGTATATGCACTAGCTTGTATTGGTAGCGCTAAGCATATAAGAGTAAAGAGAGTTAATATTTTTCGTTTCATTTTTTAAGAGCTCCCATTCTGTAACAGATTTATTTGTTAGTATCTTCTCTTCGTGAGAGGATATACCATATAATGTAAGTGGGGTGTGTATATCGGGCTAGGAATCATCATCTTACAAAAAATAATATACTAAAAATTCTATATAAACTGTTTATTTAATGAAATTAAATATGCTAGAATAAATTTGAAAACGTTTCCTTATATGGAAATAAGAAAGCGTTTTCTATAAAGGGGGGATCGTAGTGATTACATTCTTAGTATCAATTGTAGTATTGATAATTGGTTATTTTACATACGGAAAGTTTATTGAAAAGATATTTGGAGTCAATTACAAAAGAAAGACACCAGCCTATGTAAATCAAGATGGAGTAGATTATGTACCTATGGATAGGCGAAAGAATTCTATGATTCAATTATTAAATATTGCAGGTACTGGACCTATATTTGGACCAATATTAGGTGCTTTATATGGACCGATTGCATTTGTTTGGATTGTAATAGGGGCTATTTTTGCAGGGGCTGTTCATGATTATCTTACAGGGATGATTTCTATTCGAAATAAAGGAGCGCATATTCCTGAATTAGCAGGGAAGTTTTTAGGAAATGCAATGAGGCACATTGTAAATGTTTTTTCACTGTTGCTGTTAGTATTAGTAGGAACTGTGTTTATTACAACACCAGCATCATTACTTGATATTGTATTGCAAGGGAAAGTGTCAATAACTATTATTTTATCCGTTATTTTCGTATATTACATTTTATCTACAATCTTGCCGATTGATAAAATTATTGGAAAGATTTATCCGGTATTAGGTGCATTATTGCTAATAAGTGCTATTGGCATAGGGGGAATGATGATAATAAAAGGTTCTCCTATCCCAGAATTAACGTTTGAAAATATGCATCCAGATAATGCGCCGATTTTTCCATTATTAATGCTGACAATTACATGTGGTGCTTTATCAGGATTTCATGCAACACAATCACCAATTATTTCACGGACACTTCAAACTGAAAAGCACGGTAGATATGTATTTTTTGGCATGATGGTTGCAGAAGCGATTATTGCAATGATCTGGGCAGCAGCTGCGATGAGTATTTTCTCATACGGTGAATTAAATGAGTTAATTAAATCAGGTACACCTGCTGCGGTTGTAAGTGAAATCTCGAAGACAATGCTAGGTGCTGTCGGCGGAACAATCGCTGTTATCGGAGTAATTGTATTACCAATTACATCTGGTGATACCGCATTCCGTGCGGCACGTTCTATCATTGCGGACTATTTTAACTTTGAGCAAACGAAATTGAAAAACCGCTTAATGATTGCAATTCCGTTGTTTGTAATTGCATATGGTTTAACGAAAATTGATTTCACAATATTATGGAGATATTTTTCTTGGGCTAATCAATCGACTGCAGCAATTGCGTTATGGATTGGAACGATGTATTTATTCATAAAAGGAAAGCCGTATGTTGTTTCCTTAATTCCAGCGATATTTATGACGCTTATGACTGTTATTTATATTTTAAATGCGAAAATTGGTTTTAATATCCCGTTAAACACATCTTATATTATAGGTGCAGTTATTACCGTTATATTAACTGCTATATTCTTTATGAAAGCCATGAAAAATAAAAATGAGAATATTGAAGTAGATGTGCAATTAGAGAAGGAAGCTGTGTAGAGATTTTTCTACACAGTTTTTTCTAATGTGAAAAAAATTCCAATAATATGTTAAAATAACATTGTCATACAACAAGGGGGATTTGTTTTATGGAAAATGGAGTTCTTGCTAAAGTAGATGTAACGAAAAGAATTGAATCAAAATCTAAGTATAATAAGAAACTTGAAAAATATCAAAGGCGCTTATTAGCGTTGCAGCAAATAGTAAAAGAAGAAAAAATCGCAGTTATGCTCGTTATGGAAGGCTGGGATGCAGCTGGAAAAGGCGGAGCAATTAAACGAGTGACGGAACATCTTGATCCACGTGGGTTTCAAGTAAATCCAATTGGAGCACCAGCACCTCATGAAAAACGATACCACTACTTGCAACGTTTCTGGCGGAAGCTACCTCAGTATGGGCAAATTACTATTTTTGATCGCTCATGGTACGGCCGTGTGTTAGTGGAGCGTGTTGAAGGTTTTGCTACAAAGGAAGAGTGGACGAGAGCGTATGACGAGAT
This genomic window from Bacillus anthracis str. Vollum contains:
- a CDS encoding S-layer homology domain-containing protein: MKKVISNVLAVTVALQVVMAPATSFASTKEFPDVPKNHWALEAINDLTSKGVIAGYDNGKFGFGDVVTREQVAALMYRALKPEVKSDYKNPYSDISAGTTMFPEEILALTEMGIFVGDGKGTFRPKDSLTRAEMAVIIQNAFKFKIKAQHTFNDVPSTHWANDAVSALESNGITAGNGAGAFNPTSVLTREEYAQFLFNAMASYINLDITLPSNITAQEIDNFIEKWHPDSPLIGTGQDFIQAQNEYGVSALYLAAHAILESAYGKSEIAYRKHNLFGLRAYDRDPFAYAKYLPSYKQSISYNADYVRKNYLEEGANHFNGYTLPAMNEKYATDKEWAGKIANIMERIKPFNKKDYQNVKRLPKNPNTLNVEALGEAIPYKNYAKDATATVQLVGSYYQVPYPFGYTIKSVPNITQNEVGKLENGKKVNVYREDPNGWIEFSFENAQEKYWTLKKNLKI
- a CDS encoding MFS transporter, giving the protein MQGEIPTEKSLSYIGKLLLPVKASPHFKFLWIGQLLSTLGSSITMVILPVVVYSLTGSTVVMGMTMVMYMLPNILALPFAGLVVDRMDRVKVMLFTDIIRCILMLLLATLIFMDVLTIPLLYVLIALYGLMEGIFQPAYASVRAKVFVPDIRNAANALTQMSNQGIRLIGPALGGLIVSVASAGIGFGLDAVTYLLSFFCLLFLREIKFKKVKPIEKRKVDYKQEFMEGVFVLKSHPWLWITILVFSFINICYAGIIVVLIPWLFNVHHHFEAYVYGLGMASSGVGAVIAALIFGGRERWHKRGLLAYGGVLISGCALLIMPFIAWAPALIALMAIEGFGMMIFGLIWETSLQELVPEEAFGRVASLDMLGSFALLPVGYVVVGWLANVIGGEITIITLAILVLITIGLALAVPSIRRFN
- a CDS encoding carbon starvation protein A, translating into MITFLVSIVVLIIGYFTYGKFIEKIFGVNYKRKTPAYVNQDGVDYVPMDRRKNSMIQLLNIAGTGPIFGPILGALYGPIAFVWIVIGAIFAGAVHDYLTGMISIRNKGAHIPELAGKFLGNAMRHIVNVFSLLLLVLVGTVFITTPASLLDIVLQGKVSITIILSVIFVYYILSTILPIDKIIGKIYPVLGALLLISAIGIGGMMIIKGSPIPELTFENMHPDNAPIFPLLMLTITCGALSGFHATQSPIISRTLQTEKHGRYVFFGMMVAEAIIAMIWAAAAMSIFSYGELNELIKSGTPAAVVSEISKTMLGAVGGTIAVIGVIVLPITSGDTAFRAARSIIADYFNFEQTKLKNRLMIAIPLFVIAYGLTKIDFTILWRYFSWANQSTAAIALWIGTMYLFIKGKPYVVSLIPAIFMTLMTVIYILNAKIGFNIPLNTSYIIGAVITVILTAIFFMKAMKNKNENIEVDVQLEKEAV
- a CDS encoding polyphosphate kinase 2 family protein, translating into MENGVLAKVDVTKRIESKSKYNKKLEKYQRRLLALQQIVKEEKIAVMLVMEGWDAAGKGGAIKRVTEHLDPRGFQVNPIGAPAPHEKRYHYLQRFWRKLPQYGQITIFDRSWYGRVLVERVEGFATKEEWTRAYDEINDFEKLLTDDHYIIGKFFYHISKDEQLKRFKDRENNPLKRWKITDEDWRNREKWDEYVKAMEEMFEKTNKPNAKWQIIASNDKLYARLKTLKVIISLIEDYLLEHNIELPSYYYEMK